The segment AGCAAATTCAGAACTTCGCCATAGCAGTTTCGACACTGCTCTTTAACTACAGTGCGCTTGTCGTCAAAGAGTCAAAATACCACGGCATAGTGCCAGCGATCTCAGATGCCATAAACACGAAATTTGGAATCAAAACGTCGTTCCAGAATTGCGAGGAAGCAGCCTACAGGCTTCTCATCGCTTTTGGCAATCTCGCTACGGTAGAGCCATCGCTGAAGCACTTCGCTGGCTCTCTCTCATGGACGAAAAAGCTGAAGCTAATGTATGGCAGCTCGCCTAGATTTCAGCATGTGTTTCGCGATTTGAATATATAATATGGATATACTGTCGTCTTACGACCTGATATTACGTCGGGCAAGTGCGGATGTCGTTCCAGCCCTGcgcttgatgaaattaCATACTTCTTGGCACAAGAACTTGGTTGAAGCACTAAGGGACTAAGAGTTCATTGAGAATGTCGATTGAGCAATCTCTAAGCAACAttatcgatgaagatgtATGTAGCTGGTTTCATACCCTCTCTCCAACAAATTCCAATGACCAGGTCACTAACAATATTACTACAGCAAGCTTCCACCGATGCAAAGCACAAAGTAACTGTAAGTTGAGACAATTTCGGATGGTAATTTATGATACTAGGTTTCCATCTCTTTGGATGGAACGACtccttgaactttcaagatattAACCAGGGTCCTGGTGATCAATTCGACAGAGGTATCGCCGTAGGGATTTGAGGAATAGCCTGGCCTCTCGAATCGGTACAATCGAGAACTTGCCCAGAGAAGGTAGTGAGGAGCGGGGGAGAGAATCTTCTTTACCTCCAAAGAGGCGAGTCAAACTCACCAATATCCCACTCGACGTTTCTGACTACACTTTGGAAGACATGATGAAGGAGTACGGCAACCCAATCTATTCAAATATCTATGATTCTAAAGACAGTAGAACGGCGGTGTTTGAGTTCGAAGACGAGGCAGTCATCGAGAAGATATTGGAAAAGTACAACGACACTGATCTTAACGGTGCTCGATTGCGTGTGGAGGTATTTAATTTGAacgacaagaagaacagaCGTCGGAACAGGAGGGCGAACCAGTTCTCCAGCCGTGGTAGTCACTATGGTGTTCGCAAAGAACGGGGCACTCAACGTGAGCGAGTGAAAAT is part of the Torulaspora globosa chromosome 7, complete sequence genome and harbors:
- the YRA2 gene encoding Yra2p (ancestral locus Anc_1.535), with product MSIEQSLSNIIDEDQASTDAKHKVTRYRRRDLRNSLASRIGTIENLPREGSEERGRESSLPPKRRVKLTNIPLDVSDYTLEDMMKEYGNPIYSNIYDSKDSRTAVFEFEDEAVIEKILEKYNDTDLNGARLRVEVFNLNDKKNRRRNRRANQFSSRGSHYGVRKERGTQRERVKMPTVQDLDAELEEYMNS